In a single window of the Fusarium falciforme chromosome 3, complete sequence genome:
- a CDS encoding Abhydrolase-3 domain-containing protein, whose protein sequence is MNSFPLAGFLGYTSKTFSYKTTSDGDISVDVVYPEETDGSPSTVLIHYHGGFLIFGDRYSFLPYWLVHACTSRKWIFVTPEYRLIPETTAHSAVEDAADAYEWVRSSLPGLLGRSIGSVLVSGSSAGGYLALTTGTLAKQKPEALLPIYGMLDPAGSRYTTPGSSIFGQPVFDTKPVLQQFPKKKENEERNSISAYPQTGDSANDPRFSLAAALHIDALFPDYITGVDGLSRALGEEGIKAIPKRDKKLFPLSFGNLVDLPRTFLLHGVNDSAVPIENSVTAAEKLRAATSSEIITEFPEDAEHGFDCRIGNVNVEGKEGDKVLAVESLRRAIQFLESSVIKP, encoded by the exons ATGAATAGCTTCCCCCTTGCCGGCTTTCTGGGCTACACGTCAAAAACGTTTAGCTACAAGACCACTTCGGATGGTGACATTTCTGTTGATGTCGTCTACCCGGAGGAGACGGATGGTTCTCCTAGTACTGTTCTCATCCATTATCACGGCGGATTCCTA ATTTTTGGTGACAGATACAGTTTCTTGCCGTACTGGCTGGTTCACGCCTGTACCTCTCGCAAATGGATCTTTGTGACGCCCGAATATCGTCTAATTCCGGAGACGACGGCACACAGCGCTGTTGAGGATGCCGCAGATGCTTACGAGTGGGTTCGGTCCTCACTTCCAGGTCTCCTGGGTCGCTCAATCGGCTCGGTCCTAGTGTCGGGCTCGAGTGCCGGAGGTTACTTGGCACTCACGACGGGAACCTTGGCCAAACAGAAGCCCGAAGCTTTGTTGCCCATCTATGGAATGCTTGATCCTGCCGGGTCTCGCTACACGACACCTGGCTCTAGCATCTTTGGTCAACCCGTGTTCGACACAAAGCCCGTCCTTCAGCAGttccccaagaagaaggaaaatgAGGAGAGAAATTCGATCTCTGCTTACCCTCAAACTGGAGATTCAGCAAATGATCCCAGATTCTCTCTAGCGGCGGCACTCCATATCGACGCCCTGTTCCCCGATTACATAACCGGCGTCGACGGCCTAAGCCGTGCACTTGGCGAGGAGGGCATCAAGGCAATCCCCAAGAGAGACAAGAAGCTCTTCCCACTGTCGTTTGGGAACTTGGTTGATCTTCCCCGTACCTTTCTGCTCCACGGCGTCAATGATTCAGCTGTACCCATCGAGAACAGCGTGACCGCAGCTGAGAAGCTTCGGGCGGCGACATCGAGCGAAATCATCACCGAGTTCCCCGAGGATGCGGAACATGGGTTTGATTGTAGGATCGGTAATGTCAACGTGGAAGGAAAGGAAGGGGATAAAGTCCTCGCAGTGGAGAGCCTGAGGAGGGCTATTCAGTTCCTGGAATCTTCGGTTATCAAACCATAG